In one window of Amblyomma americanum isolate KBUSLIRL-KWMA chromosome 9, ASM5285725v1, whole genome shotgun sequence DNA:
- the LOC144105237 gene encoding uncharacterized protein LOC144105237, with product MQPQLTGEDLLSPLGGGRPASRTSPWRSKGQLSAGTCLGCFCGAALAVTTAALLWFAVEGVAKRDENGTGTGFCCSNEAGRLFAVIDKRKPPCRDFFAYICKNAINHGFVQQDVANDMLWDITSNIIKGTQNYGSPAAAALHALYTSCLNEVWRQDQRTRDVVTTVLEIGNTSSRMSGADLLRFALAVDRRYHLKFIFTIINPTARTRGFMLKRRVPRTTDYKAFCDDSCYTTALSILSAHFGTNYTRYDMSAWERKFSPSRKRPDSLSLKEIRDIFGSLEASQLKDIFLEILIDIDKVKEFRTTSKAAFLMDIRLLMDDQPLSLCYVLLVVALEAMSYIQKGSTLNSPTMRSKEVCNDHVFQSGQLWRVTYVAALASPARDQQLHKIFEETRRRFVEYAPFLRLMAVRNDTEHFQTVIGNFTLMLPGDLVFQEPVVPQLSMQGFARNMFLALSFEFDAKKEKARRGVPWIRDDSANRASNRLYFLSKTTLYVSSLGYGWLSSGTLDPLLADAAVIASRMAALMWSNMLQSTGWSRETKAALKEFRDCEARSTPAMDAALALQVEALKMGLRVAAVVASSPAQSREGVAPAAARPSWYKMRPAWSLRWMSEAQFFYARYAYYSCSGAFDATLLVNEPLRGNADFATAYHCPPNTEAGEQNHCEDVTLPHG from the exons ATGCAGCCTCAGCTGACGGGAGAAGACCTGCTTTCGCCCCTTGGCGGCGGTCGCCCAGCATCTCGGACTTCACCTTGGCGGAGCAAAGGGCAACTCTCAGCCGGAACCTGCCTTGGCTGCTTCTGCGGAGCCGCTCTGGCAGTTACCACCGCCGCGCTTCTCTGGTTCGCCGTCGAAGGGGTTGCCAAGCGTGACGAGAACGGCACTGGGACTGGCTTCTGCTGCTCCAACGAGGCAGGCAGGctgttcgccgtcatcgacaaGAGGAAGCCGCCTTGCAGAGATTTTTTCGCATACATCTGCAAGAACGCCATCAACCACGGCTTCGTCCAGCAAGACGTGGCCAACGACATGCTG TGGGACATCACCTCCAACATCATCAAAGGAACGCAAAACTACGGCAGCCCGGCTGCGGCAGCACTTCACGCCCTCTACACTTCGTGCCTCAATGAGGTTTGGCGTCAAGATCAGCGAACCAGAGATGTCGTGACGACCGTGCTGGAAATTGGCAACACCTCCAGCCGAATGAGTGGCGCAGATTTGCTCCGTTTCGCCCTCGCTGTGGACAGGCGATACCATCTGAAGTTTATCTTCACGATAATCAACCCGACCGCTAGAACAAGAGGGTTCATGTTAAAAAGAAGGGTACCCCGGACCACAGACTACAAAGCATTTTGCGACGATTCCTGCTACACCACTGCTCTCTCCATCCTGAGCGCGCATTTCGGCACCAACTACACCCGGTATGATATGTCCGCATGGGAAAGAAAATTTTCACCTTCCCGCAAGCGGCCTGATTCCTTGTCTTTAAAAGAAATACGCGACATCTTTGGCAGTCTGGAAGCGTCGCAGCTGAAGGATATATTTCTAGAGATTCTTATTGACATTGACAAGGTTAAGGAATTTCGGACGACCTCCAAGGCTGCTTTCCTCATGGACATACGCCTCCTGATGGACGACCAACCATTGTCCTTGTGCTACGTGCTGCTTGTTGTCGCTCTGGAAGCCATGAGCTACATACAAAagggcagcactttgaattcgcCAACAATGCGTAGCAAGGAAGTCTGCAACGACCACGTATTCCAGAGCGGCCAGCTATGGCGCGTCACTTATGTGGCGGCCCTCGCGAGTCCGGCGAGAGACCAGCAGCTGCACAAGATCTTCGAGGAGACGCGAAGAAGATTCGTGGAATACGCCCCATTCCTGCGGCTCATGGCGGTCAGAAATGACACGGAGCACTTCCAGACAGTGATCGGCAACTTTACTCTGATGCTGCCCGGAGACTTGGTGTTCCAGGAGCCGGTTGTGCCTCAGTTGTCCATGCAGGGCTTCGCTCGAAACATGTTCTTGGCGCTGAGCTTCGAGTTCGACGCTAAAAAGGAAAAAGCGCGACGAGGTGTGCCCTGGATTCGAGACGACAGCGCGAACAGAGCCAGCAACCGCCTGTACTTTTTGAGCAAGACCACCCTGTATGTGTCGTCGTTGGGATACGGCTGGCTGAGTTCGGGCACCCTCGATCCACTGCTCGCCGACGCCGCAGTGATTGCGAGTCGTATGGCAGCCTTGATGTGGAGCAACATGCTGCAATCGACGGGCTGGTCTCGAGAAACAAAGGCGGCGCTCAAAGAGTTCAG GGATTGCGAGGCGCGCTCAACACCCGCAATGGACGCCGCACTCGCGCTCCAAGTGGAGGCGTTGAAGATGGGGCTACGCGTCGCCGCCGTGGTCGCGTCATCGCCTGCTCAATCCAGAGAAGGCGTCGCACCTGCGGCTGCAAGACCCAGCTGGTACAAAATGCGGCCCGCCTGGAGCCTCCGCTGGATGTCCGAGGCGCAGTTCTTCTACGCGCGCTATGCCTATTACAGCTGCAGTGGCGCATTCGACGCTACGCTTTTGGTGAACGAGCCACTCAGGGGCAACGCCGACTTCGCCACCGCGTACCACTGCCCGCCCAACACGGAGGCGGGCGAACAGAATCACTGCGAGGACGTTACGCTACCTCATGGCTGA